TTCTTAAAAAACTCACGGCGTATGCCAATATTCACTGCTACGGCGCATATGCGCTCGACATTCCCAACAATATTGTCAAAAAATTTATCGCCAAGGTAACCATCCTTGCGTCCGGCGGTTGCGGTCAGGTGTACAAACACACGACGAATCCGAAAATTGCCACCGGCGACGGCATTGCAATGGCGTATCGGGCGGGCGCACGCGTAGGTAATTTGGAATTCATGCAGTTTCATCCGACCTCACTGTATCATCCCGACGGAGAATCCTTTCTCATCAGTGAAGCGGTACGCGGTTTCGGCGCCTATCTTATCAATCATGCCGGCGAACGTTTTATGGAACGTTATTCGCCCATGAAAGAATTGGCGCCGCGTGATATAGTGGCCCGTGCGATTGACGCCGAAATGAAAAAACGCGGCGAGCCATGTGTATATCTGGATTTGCGGCATATCGAAGCGCATAAAACGCTGGAACATTTTCCCAACATTTCCCGCCGCTGTGCCGAACTTAATATTGATATGACACGCGAACCTATCCCAGTGGTACCGGCCGCACACTATATGTGCGGCGGCGTGGTGACGGATTTGCACGGCCGAACTAATATCCATCATCTTTATGCCTGCGGTGAAGTGGCGATGACCGGCGTACACGGTGCCAATCGTCTTGCCAGCAACTCCCTGCTCGAAGCGGTCGTTTTCGCACATCGGGTAGCCGATCATATTCGCACCGCATCGGACGATATCGAACACAAGATACCTGAATTCCCGGATTGGGATGACAGTGGTACTTTTGACACGGAAGAATGGGT
This genomic interval from bacterium contains the following:
- the nadB gene encoding L-aspartate oxidase; protein product: MPSSYTSDFLVIGTGIAGYSCALKLAELGTVAVITKKNHRESNTNYAQGGIASVIDPDDSFDAHVRDTLNAGAGLCHRDAVELIVRQGPSAIDELIRIGVEFTRHDDRLDLGKEGGHSTHRIVHAKDLTGREIERALIEAVKRHPNIQVFEDHIAVEVITEHHLLKKLTAYANIHCYGAYALDIPNNIVKKFIAKVTILASGGCGQVYKHTTNPKIATGDGIAMAYRAGARVGNLEFMQFHPTSLYHPDGESFLISEAVRGFGAYLINHAGERFMERYSPMKELAPRDIVARAIDAEMKKRGEPCVYLDLRHIEAHKTLEHFPNISRRCAELNIDMTREPIPVVPAAHYMCGGVVTDLHGRTNIHHLYACGEVAMTGVHGANRLASNSLLEAVVFAHRVADHIRTASDDIEHKIPEFPDWDDSGTFDTEEWVLIAHNRAEIQEIMWNYVGIVRSNLRLERAERRIGMIVEETENFYKKTKVTEELLELRNLAKLARLIIRCAKSRHESRGLHYTTDYPEKDDHRWLKDTITSTFDA